From the Marinobacter sp. es.048 genome, the window ACCTGGTGGTGCGGTTCAACCAGGACGGAACCGTATCGTCCTACGTGTACAACACCACCGAATAACTTCGCAAGTAAACAGGCGCGGGGCTGCCTTCAGCCCCGCAAGCCTCCTACCAGCTTATCGATGCTGTCCTTGGCATCGCCGAACAGCATCCGCGCGTTGTCCTTGAAGAACAGCGGGTTCTCAACGCCGGAATAACCGGTGGCCATGCCCCGCTTGAGGATAACCACCTGGTGGGCCTTCCAGACCTCCAGCACCGGCATGCCGGCAATCGGGCTGCCCGGGTCTTCAGCCGCCGCCGGGTTCACCGTGTCGTTGGCACCGATGACCAGCACCACGTCGGTATCCGGGAAGTCGTCGTTGATCTCGTCCATTTCCAGCACGATGTCATAAGGGACATGGGCTTCTGCCAGCAGCACGTTCATATGCCCCGGCAGTCGACCAGCCACCGGATGGATGCCGAAACGCACGTTTACGCCCCGATCCCGAAGTAGCTTGGTCATCTCGCTGACGCCATTCTGAGCCTGGGCCACTGCCATGCCGTAACCGGGCACGATGATGACCGACTGGGCGTTGCGCAGCTCTTCACAGACATCATCGACACTGGATTCGTGCACCGTCTGGTCGGCATCCGCGACCGCCGAGCTGCTGCTGGTCTGGCCGAAGCCACCAAGGATCACGCTGATGAATGACCGGTTCATGGCCTTGCACATGATGTAGCTGAGAATGGCACCGCTACTGCCCACCAGGGCACCAACGACAATCAGCAGATCATTGCCCAGCATGAAGCCGATGGAAGCGGCTGCCCATCCGGAGTAACTGTTCAGCATGGACACCACCACCGGCATGTCGGCACCGCCGATGGCCATGATCAGGTGAATGCCGAGGACCGAAGCAATGATGGTCATCAGGATCAGGGCAACAATACCCAGGGCCATGCTTTCAGTGCCGAGGAACCACGCTCCGAGCAGGACGCACACAATGATCGCTGCCAGGTTCATCAGATGCCGGCCCGGCAGGGTCAGGGCCTTGCTGTCGATGCGACCATCGAGTTTGCCGCAGGCCACCAGTGAACCGGTGAAGGTAATGGCACCTATGAAGATACCTACGAAGACTTCCACCAGTTTGATGGTGTGCTCGGCTCCGGAGGTTTCAATCAGCGGCTCGATGTAGCCTGAAAAGCCGACAAACACGGCTGCCGCGCCCACAAAACTGTGAAGCAGGGCCACCAGTTGCGGCATCTGGGTCATTTCCACTTTGTTGGCGATGGCAATGCCGATGCCGGCACCCAGCAACACGGCAACCACGATCGAGACGATGCCGCCATCAACGCTGGCCAGGGTGGCTCCCACCGCGATGATAATGCCGGCGACCCCGTAGAGATTACCGCGCCGTGCCGATTCCTGGTGGCTGAGGCCACCGAGACTCAGAATAAACAAGATACTTGCGACCACGTAGGCCACGCTCACCAGTCCTGTGCTCATATCGGGCGCCTCCTACTTGCGGAACATTTTGAGCATGCGATGGGTGACCCGAAAGCCACCGCCCACGTTGATGCTGGCTATCAGCACCGCGACAAAGGCCATGATGCCGACGGCTATATTCTCCGCCTGGGCCAGATGCAGAATGGCACCGATCACAATGATGCCGCTGATGGCGTTGGTAACGCTCATCAGGGGCGTATGCAGGGAAGGGGTGACATTCCAGATCACCTGCCAACCGATAAAGCAGGCCAGCACGAACACGGTGAAGTTTTGCAGGAAGCTCTCTGGCGCGTGGGCGCCGACTCCGTAGAGTGCCAGGGCCGTAACCACCAGAAGAACGCCTTTACCGATCAGGCTGCGGCGGTCTGCGTCTTTCTTGGCGGCGGCTTTTGCTTCGGCTGACGGCTCCTCGGTGCCCGGTGCGGGTTTGGGACTGACCGGCGATTCCGGTTTTGGTGGTGGCCAGGTGATGTCTTCCTCGTGCACCACCGTCAAGCCACGGATGACCTCGTCTTCCATATTGACGAGCGGCGTGCCGTCTTTCTCAGGTGTCAGCTCGGTGAGCAGATGCACCAGGTTTGTGGCGTACAGATCACTCGCCACCTTGGCCATCCGGCTGGGTAGATCGGTATAACCGATCAGGGTAACGCCATGATGATGAGCCACCTTGCCGGGTTCGGTGAGTTCGCAGTTACCGCCCCGCTCGGAAGCCAGATCGACAATCACGCTACCGGGCTTCATGGATTTCACCATGGCAGCGGTGATCAGTTTTGGTGCCGGTTTACCGGGAATCAGGGCGGTAGTGATGATGATATCCACTTCTTCCGCCTGCTCCGCAAACAGCGCCATCTCCGCCTTGATGAACTCGTCGCTCATCTGTTTGGCGTAACCGCCGCTGCCGCTGCCATCCTCGTCATCGAAGTCCAGAACCAGGAACTCCGCCCCCATGCTCTCGACCTGTTCTTTCACCTCCAGACGCGTATCGAAAGCCCGAACGATGGCGCCCATGCTGTTGGCGGCGCCAATGGCCGCGAGGCCCGCCACCCCGGCACCGATCACCATGATTTTTGCGGGTGGGACTTTGCCTGCGGCTGTGACCTGCCCGGTAAAGAAACGCCCGAAGTGATTCGCGGCCTCGATCACCGCCCGATAGCCGGCAATGTTGGCCATGGCACTCAGGGCGTCCATCTTCTGGGCGCGGCTGATGCGGGGCAGGCTATCGATGGCGAAAGACGTGATCTTTCTGGCAGCCAGCTTTTCGAGCAGTTCCGGACTCTGGGCCGGCCAGATATAGCTGACCAAAAATGCCCCTTCCTTCATCAGATCTGCTTCATGTTTGCCCAGTGCCGGATTCTCCATGGGCGCCCGGACCTTCAGGATAAAGTCGGCTTCTTTCCAGAGAGAGCCGGTGTCGGCTGCGATGGCGGCGCCCACCTTTTCATAGGCGGCATCGGAGTAGTTCGCCGCCTCGCCGGCGCCGCCTTCGACGACTACCTCGTAGCCAAGCCCGATTAATTTATGAACAGAGGGTGGCGTGGCGGCCACCCGCCTCTCGTCCTCAAAGATTTCCTTGGGGATACCGATTTTCATTATTGGTTTGCCTCCGGATTTCCCGATTAATCACTTGTTCTGGTTATTTACATACTAGTGCAGGTTGCCAGATCTGCCCGAAAAGGGTAAATCAGCTCGGCCGAAGCGCGAGACGTTCGATCTCTGTCTGGGACAGGTGATCAAGCATCGCTCCCCTGAACTGCCGGTTGATGAAGTGCTCGGTTTCGGTCTGGATGGTTTCCCGCTGCGCAGGTTTCTCTATGTAATCCATGGCCCGGAACAGGATGTAGCGGATGGTCATGCGGGAGATTTCATGAATGGTCTCGGGTGGCACAGCGCTTACCAGCTGCCGCTCGATAATATCTTCGGCCATTTCCCGGGTGCTGGCTGCAAGCTGGGATTCCAGCGCCCGGCGCAGCATCGGGGAAGGGCCGTGGAGTTCCCGGACGGCCACGGTGGTGGCTGCCGGATTGGCCAGGAAATAGCGGTACACAAACGCCACCGTGTCCCGAGAGGCCTGCTCGGAAGAATTCGCCATCTGCCGCAAATCCCGGACGCCAGCTTTCATCTCTTCGGCAATGTAACCCAGTACCGTCAGACCGAATTCATCCAGGCTCTTGAAGTGCCGGTAAAACGTATTCGGATTCAGCCCCGCTTCCCGGGCAAGTTCCCGCAGTCCCAGCGACGTCAGGCTCCGGGTTTCGGTAATCAGCCGAAGCGCAGCCTGGATGAGCTTCAGTTTTCCGCCGGTTATTGCGTTCATCTTTTCCTCTGTTTTGGAGGTAGGGCCATGTTGGCAGGCGTTCCGAAAACCGCTGCAAGTACGTCCCTGTGCGCTTGCTCTCCGCCATCCTTGGCTCCGAGCATTTTCGGAACACCTGCCAACATGGCCCCCGGACATTGGAACAAGCCTGCCGCCGGGGCCAAGTATCAGTCAACGTAGGCCATTTGCTGCTTCGTTGGTATGCAGCTGTCTACCCACCTGTGTATACATGTGTCTACCGGCCATGATGACCCGCCGGACAACAACAGACAAGGCCAGGCAGGCCAACGCAGGAGTGCAGCAATGACACAGAACACACAGATCGCCATCATCGGCACCGGCTTCTCCGGCCTGGGCATGGCCATCAAACTCAAGGAAGCCGGTTACAACGACTTCGTGATCCTGGAGCAGAGCGACGACATTGGCGGCACCTGGCACCAGAACCACTACCCCGGGTGTGCCTGTGATGTGCAGTCGGCGCTCTACTCCTTCTCCTTCGAACAGAACCCGAACTGGAGCCGGATGTATGCCCAGCAGCATGAGATCAAGGCCTACCTGAAGCACTGCGCCGAGAAATACGGGCTGATCGAGCATATCCGGCTAAACACCTATGTGGCCGGGGCGCGATTTGACGAGAACCACCAGCGGTGGACCCTTGAAACCTGCGATAGCCCGGCGCTGTGGGCTTACATGCAGGAGAACGGAGTGAAACCGGGTGAACGGTTGGATCGCACCGATAAAAGACTGCCGGAGTTCAGCTTGTTGACGGTGGACGTCCTGGTGTCCGGGATGGGGGGATTGAGCACGCCGGCCTATCCGGAGATCAAGGGGATTGAATCCTTCACTGGCAAACGTTTCCACTCCCAGGACTGGGACCATGACTACGATCTGCGCGGCAAGCGGGTGGCGGTGATCGGCACCGGTGCTTCGGCCATCCAGTTTGTTCCGGAGGTGGCGAAGCAGGCTGCAAGGCTGGACCTTTACCAGCGCACGCCGCCCTGGATTATGCCCAAGCCGGATCGGGCCATCCGGCCGCTGGAAAAGCGGCTGTTCCGGATGTTCCCGCAAACACTCAATGCCTTCCGGCAGAGTATTTACTGGTCGCTCGAGGCGCGGGTGCTGGGCTTTGTGGGTAACCCCCGTATTCTGAAGCTGGGTGAACTGCAGGCCCGCCGGCATATTCGCAGCCAGATTCCGGACAAGGCGCTGCGCAAAAAGGTCACCCCGGATTTTCATTTCGGCTGCAAGCGGGTGCTGATCTCCAACAACTACTATCCGGCGCTGGCACAGGATCATGTGGACGTTGTGACCGAGGGCATCCGTGAGGTCCAGGGCAACACCGTGATCGACGGCCAGGGCAACGAGCGGCAGGTGGATTGCATCATCTACGGCACCGGTTTCAGGGCCCAGGACCCGATTCCCGCGGGCATGATCTTTGGGCGACATGGTCAGGATTTGCTGGATGCCTGGAAGGACGGCGCCGAAGCCTACAAAGGCACCACCCTCAGTGGCTTCCCGAATTTCTTAATGCTGATGGGACCGAACACCGGCCTCGGCCACAGCTCCATGGTGTATATGATTGAAAGTCAGATCCAGTATGTGCTGGATGCCCTCCAACAGATGCACCGGCAGCAATGGAGCAGCATGGAAGTGAAGCCGGACGCCCAGAGCCGCTACAACGCATCCATTCACGCGAAACTGGGCGACTCCGTGTGGCAAACCGGTTGTAAGAGTTGGTACGTCAACGAAAACGGCAAGAACACGACGCTATGGCCGGGCTTTACCTGGCAATTTCGGCATCAGACACGGCGCTTCGACGCAGAGCAGTACCTTTGTAAAGGCACCAGTGACAGTGTTGCAGGAGTCGATCCTGCCATGGCCCTCTAGGATCGGATCAGCGGGGGCATTCAGCCGGCTTTTAACGGTGGATAAGTTGCGTTTTGGCCCGGATGGCCAATACTTAAGGCAACGGTCTTGCCGCTCTCGGCCAAGGATGTCCCCCAATGAAGCTGTTTCACTGCGGCCGATGCGCCAACCTGCTGTATTTCGAAAACAGCTGCTGTACCAGTTGCGGAGCAAGCCTTGGCTTCGCGCCGGATGTTATGGATCTGGTGGCGATCGACCCGAAGGGTAACGATACCTGGGAAGAGGTCACCGCTGGCGATCAATACCGTCTATGTAGCAACTACCAGAACCAGGGCGCCTGCAACTGGCTGGTGCCCGTCTCTGATTCACACGTCTTCTGTGTTGCCTGCCGTCTTAATCGCACCATTCCCGATCTGAGCACCTTCCAGAACCATGATCTGTGGGTGCGGCTGGAAAAAGAGAAACGTCGCCTGGTCTACTCACTGCTGCGCCTCAAGCTACCTTGCGAGCCCCGGCAGGAAGACCAATACGGCCTGAACTTCGATTTTCTGGCCGACCAGCCGGCCATGTTTGATGAACGCGCGAAGGTAAAAACCGGCCACGCCAATGGCGTGATCACCATGAACATTGCCGAGGCAGACCCGGTGGAACGGGAGCGGATGCGCAGCCAGATGGCCGAGCCCTATCGCACTGTTTTGGGGCACTTCCGTCACGAATCGGGCCATTATTACTGGGATCTTCTGGTCCGGTCCGGGCCATGGCTTGGGCCGGTTCGGGAGATGTTTGGTGACGACACCAGGGACTACAGACAGGCCATGGACCAGCATTACCAGTATGGCCCGCCCGGTGACTGGCAGAGCTGGTACATCAGCGCCTATGCCAGCAGCCATGCCTGGGAAGATTGGGCCGAGACCTGGGCACATTACCTGCATATGGTGGATACATTAGAGACTGCCTGGCAGTTCGGGATGCGGGTGAACGCCCGGCAGCGCCCGGTAATGAATAGCGAACCAGACCCTGCGTTTGATCCCTACCAGGCCGACGATTTCGATGCACTGATCAAGCACTGGTTACCCCTGACGCTTGCGCTCAACAGCCTTAACCGAAGCATGGGGCATGACGATGCCTACCCCTTCGTGCTTGCGGCTCCCGTGGTGGAGAAGCTCCGCCTGGTACACCGAATAGCTCACGGTGGTTAATGAAAGGACCCCAAATGAAAAAGAACAAATCGATTGATTGGAAAAACTACGATCCCAATGACTTCTTCGATGAACTGATTGCCGCCAAGGGCAAACCCCGGCCTGCGGCCACGGCTATTACCGACTACCTAGGCAACCTTGGTTCCGAAGAGATCCAGGCGCGCCAGCAGGCTGCCGAACTGGCGATACTGGAGATGGGGATCAGCTTTACCATCTACAGTGAGGGCGAAAATATCGACCGGGCCTGGCCCTTCGACATCATTCCCCGGGTGATCTCGCTTAGGGAGTGGGAAACCATTGAGCAGGGCCTGGCGCAGCGGCTGACGGCCCTCAACATGTTCATCAACGATATCTACAACGACCAGAACATCGTCAAGGACAAGGTGATCCCCAAGTACGTGTTCGCCAACTCCAAGAACTTCCGCGAGCAGTGTCGTGGATTTACGCCGCCATTGGGGGTCTGGGCACACATCTGCGGATCGGACCTGGTGCGGGATAAAGACGGTACCGTGTATGTCCTTGAGGACAACTTGAGGGTTCCCTCGGGTGTCTCCTACATGCTGGAAAACCGGCAGCTGACCAAACGGGTGTTCCCGGAGCTGTTCGGCAACACCAATATCCTGCCGGTGGATGACTACACCAACCAGCTGTTCGACATGCTGGCGTCAATTTCGCCCCGGCCACAGGACCACCCGAAAATTGCGGTGCTGACGCCGGGCATTTTCAACTCCGCCTATTTTGAGCATTCCTTCCTGGCTCAGCGCATGGGCGCCGAGCTGGTAGAGGGGGCCGACCTGGTGGTTGGCGAGGACGACTTTGTCTACATGCGCACCGTCGAGGGGCTTGAGAGGGTGGATGTGATCTATCGCCGCATTGATGACGATTTCCTGGATCCGGAAGAGTTTCGCGCCGATTCGACTCTGGGCGTACCGGGACTGATGCGGGCCTGGCGCAACGGCAAGGTTGGCCTGGCCAATGCGCCAGGTGCCGGCGTTGCCGACGACAAGGTCATCTACGCGTTCGTTCCGGACATGATCCGTTACTACCTGGATGAGGAGCCCATCATCCCGAACGTGCCCACCTGGATGTGTGTGAACAAGCAGGACCAGGAGTATGTGCTTGAACATCTTGATGAACTGGTCGTCAAACCGGCGAACGAGTCCGGGGGCTACGGCATGCTGGTTGGGCCGCATTCCACCAAGAAGCAGCGCGCCGAGTTTGCCCGGCTGATCAAGAAGAACCCGCGCAACTACATCGCCCAACCCACATTGAGCCTGTCTGTGGCTCCCACCCTTTGCGATGAGGGCCTGGCGCCCCGACACCTGGATCTGCGGCCCTTCGTGCTGCAGGGCGTGAGAACCTATGTCACGGCCGGCGGGCTGACACGAGTGGCGATGCGAAAAGGCTCCCTGGTGGTGAATTCTTCCCAGGGCGGTGGAAGCAAGGATACCTGGATCGTGGACGAGGAGAATTGATGTGCTTTCACGTGTAGCGGAACGACTGTACTGGATGGCCAGATATCTTGAGCGGGCCGAGA encodes:
- a CDS encoding flavin-containing monooxygenase yields the protein MTQNTQIAIIGTGFSGLGMAIKLKEAGYNDFVILEQSDDIGGTWHQNHYPGCACDVQSALYSFSFEQNPNWSRMYAQQHEIKAYLKHCAEKYGLIEHIRLNTYVAGARFDENHQRWTLETCDSPALWAYMQENGVKPGERLDRTDKRLPEFSLLTVDVLVSGMGGLSTPAYPEIKGIESFTGKRFHSQDWDHDYDLRGKRVAVIGTGASAIQFVPEVAKQAARLDLYQRTPPWIMPKPDRAIRPLEKRLFRMFPQTLNAFRQSIYWSLEARVLGFVGNPRILKLGELQARRHIRSQIPDKALRKKVTPDFHFGCKRVLISNNYYPALAQDHVDVVTEGIREVQGNTVIDGQGNERQVDCIIYGTGFRAQDPIPAGMIFGRHGQDLLDAWKDGAEAYKGTTLSGFPNFLMLMGPNTGLGHSSMVYMIESQIQYVLDALQQMHRQQWSSMEVKPDAQSRYNASIHAKLGDSVWQTGCKSWYVNENGKNTTLWPGFTWQFRHQTRRFDAEQYLCKGTSDSVAGVDPAMAL
- a CDS encoding circularly permuted type 2 ATP-grasp protein codes for the protein MKKNKSIDWKNYDPNDFFDELIAAKGKPRPAATAITDYLGNLGSEEIQARQQAAELAILEMGISFTIYSEGENIDRAWPFDIIPRVISLREWETIEQGLAQRLTALNMFINDIYNDQNIVKDKVIPKYVFANSKNFREQCRGFTPPLGVWAHICGSDLVRDKDGTVYVLEDNLRVPSGVSYMLENRQLTKRVFPELFGNTNILPVDDYTNQLFDMLASISPRPQDHPKIAVLTPGIFNSAYFEHSFLAQRMGAELVEGADLVVGEDDFVYMRTVEGLERVDVIYRRIDDDFLDPEEFRADSTLGVPGLMRAWRNGKVGLANAPGAGVADDKVIYAFVPDMIRYYLDEEPIIPNVPTWMCVNKQDQEYVLEHLDELVVKPANESGGYGMLVGPHSTKKQRAEFARLIKKNPRNYIAQPTLSLSVAPTLCDEGLAPRHLDLRPFVLQGVRTYVTAGGLTRVAMRKGSLVVNSSQGGGSKDTWIVDEEN
- a CDS encoding zinc-binding metallopeptidase family protein translates to MKLFHCGRCANLLYFENSCCTSCGASLGFAPDVMDLVAIDPKGNDTWEEVTAGDQYRLCSNYQNQGACNWLVPVSDSHVFCVACRLNRTIPDLSTFQNHDLWVRLEKEKRRLVYSLLRLKLPCEPRQEDQYGLNFDFLADQPAMFDERAKVKTGHANGVITMNIAEADPVERERMRSQMAEPYRTVLGHFRHESGHYYWDLLVRSGPWLGPVREMFGDDTRDYRQAMDQHYQYGPPGDWQSWYISAYASSHAWEDWAETWAHYLHMVDTLETAWQFGMRVNARQRPVMNSEPDPAFDPYQADDFDALIKHWLPLTLALNSLNRSMGHDDAYPFVLAAPVVEKLRLVHRIAHGG
- the pntB gene encoding Re/Si-specific NAD(P)(+) transhydrogenase subunit beta; this translates as MSTGLVSVAYVVASILFILSLGGLSHQESARRGNLYGVAGIIIAVGATLASVDGGIVSIVVAVLLGAGIGIAIANKVEMTQMPQLVALLHSFVGAAAVFVGFSGYIEPLIETSGAEHTIKLVEVFVGIFIGAITFTGSLVACGKLDGRIDSKALTLPGRHLMNLAAIIVCVLLGAWFLGTESMALGIVALILMTIIASVLGIHLIMAIGGADMPVVVSMLNSYSGWAAASIGFMLGNDLLIVVGALVGSSGAILSYIMCKAMNRSFISVILGGFGQTSSSSAVADADQTVHESSVDDVCEELRNAQSVIIVPGYGMAVAQAQNGVSEMTKLLRDRGVNVRFGIHPVAGRLPGHMNVLLAEAHVPYDIVLEMDEINDDFPDTDVVLVIGANDTVNPAAAEDPGSPIAGMPVLEVWKAHQVVILKRGMATGYSGVENPLFFKDNARMLFGDAKDSIDKLVGGLRG
- a CDS encoding TetR family transcriptional regulator; the encoded protein is MNAITGGKLKLIQAALRLITETRSLTSLGLRELAREAGLNPNTFYRHFKSLDEFGLTVLGYIAEEMKAGVRDLRQMANSSEQASRDTVAFVYRYFLANPAATTVAVRELHGPSPMLRRALESQLAASTREMAEDIIERQLVSAVPPETIHEISRMTIRYILFRAMDYIEKPAQRETIQTETEHFINRQFRGAMLDHLSQTEIERLALRPS
- a CDS encoding Re/Si-specific NAD(P)(+) transhydrogenase subunit alpha, with protein sequence MKIGIPKEIFEDERRVAATPPSVHKLIGLGYEVVVEGGAGEAANYSDAAYEKVGAAIAADTGSLWKEADFILKVRAPMENPALGKHEADLMKEGAFLVSYIWPAQSPELLEKLAARKITSFAIDSLPRISRAQKMDALSAMANIAGYRAVIEAANHFGRFFTGQVTAAGKVPPAKIMVIGAGVAGLAAIGAANSMGAIVRAFDTRLEVKEQVESMGAEFLVLDFDDEDGSGSGGYAKQMSDEFIKAEMALFAEQAEEVDIIITTALIPGKPAPKLITAAMVKSMKPGSVIVDLASERGGNCELTEPGKVAHHHGVTLIGYTDLPSRMAKVASDLYATNLVHLLTELTPEKDGTPLVNMEDEVIRGLTVVHEEDITWPPPKPESPVSPKPAPGTEEPSAEAKAAAKKDADRRSLIGKGVLLVVTALALYGVGAHAPESFLQNFTVFVLACFIGWQVIWNVTPSLHTPLMSVTNAISGIIVIGAILHLAQAENIAVGIMAFVAVLIASINVGGGFRVTHRMLKMFRK